A genome region from Verrucomicrobiota bacterium includes the following:
- a CDS encoding transposase → MTGTAELLNLIAPHVPDTFINDLLPPGCGRGRRTLFSAAQLWRVHLLSLLTPARTFNLLVKLLPEQRAWRRFAHLSNRAAVPDVWMLNQFRERIGVAGLRRINDELLQPLLPRHTPRQSLALIDATDLAAACSGHKKRPRDNTPRPMRRSVVGLSSSARVNFLSATRSTLSDCGCPPINGAFSWYRWSVGSPPPMFPKAFFSSPA, encoded by the coding sequence TGTTCCGGACACCTTTATCAACGACTTGCTGCCACCAGGGTGCGGCCGCGGGCGCCGAACCTTGTTCAGCGCCGCGCAACTTTGGCGGGTCCATTTGCTAAGCTTGCTGACGCCAGCCCGCACCTTCAATCTGCTGGTCAAACTACTGCCTGAACAGCGCGCCTGGCGACGCTTTGCACACCTGAGTAATCGCGCTGCGGTGCCCGACGTCTGGATGCTGAACCAGTTTCGGGAGCGGATCGGGGTGGCGGGCTTGCGGCGGATCAACGACGAACTCCTGCAGCCCTTATTACCCCGTCACACCCCGCGCCAGTCCTTGGCGCTGATCGACGCGACCGACTTGGCGGCCGCCTGTTCGGGACACAAAAAAAGACCACGGGACAATACTCCGCGGCCCATGCGGCGCTCGGTTGTCGGACTTTCAAGTTCGGCCAGAGTCAATTTTTTGTCGGCTACAAGAAGCACACTTTCCGACTGTGGCTGCCCGCCTATCAACGGGGCATTCTCTTGGTACCGCTGGTCAGTTGGGTCGCCCCCGCCAATGTTTCCGAAGGCGTTTTTCTCAAGCCCAGCGTGA
- a CDS encoding dihydroneopterin aldolase encodes MDTITIHELEVFYRVGVPEAERAQAQRLLLTVAMEHPFPAAVATDDLTKTIDYYAVSRRLLHFGEDRSWKLIETLACDLATLILQDYGPQRVTVEVKKFILPEARWVAVKVER; translated from the coding sequence ATGGACACCATCACCATCCATGAACTGGAGGTTTTTTACCGGGTGGGCGTGCCGGAAGCCGAGCGCGCCCAAGCACAACGCCTGTTGCTCACAGTGGCCATGGAGCACCCATTCCCAGCGGCGGTCGCCACGGATGACCTGACGAAAACCATTGATTACTATGCCGTTTCCCGGCGGCTCCTGCATTTTGGAGAAGATCGTTCCTGGAAGCTGATCGAAACCCTGGCGTGTGACCTCGCCACGCTGATCCTGCAAGATTACGGCCCGCAACGCGTGACGGTGGAAGTGAAGAAATTCATTTTGCCGGAGGCCCGCTGGGTGGCGGTGAAGGTGGAACGGTGA